CAACAATGTGCTTATATATATTACCTTATTGTCAGTCTATCAGTCCGGTTCTAATCATTTTGAGACGTATAGCTGCCTGAAACAAGTATGACAACTGTAAACTAACTTCAGAAAAACAAAGTCTTGCTTAATTAGCAGTTCAAAGAAATGTATTTTAGGATGGAAGATTCAAGAAGGGTGGTACCTCCGAGCTTTTGAGCTTCCTTGATGATAATGAACTAATGAAGAGCTTCTTTGCCGGAACGTATTTTAACTCGGTTAGTGACTCTGGTTCGACCGGTACGGTATGTGGACCGGAAAAAACGGTTActaatagaagaaaaaaaaatcgagcgGTCGTTAAtattttcaacaaaataaattttcttttacaaaataaagtttccgggaaagaaaaaaaaaatagtgatcgAAATTCGATttgcgaagaagaagaatgatcaGCTCCATTGCATCATCCCTTTCTCTCCTCTCTTCGTCTCCCCATAACAAACTCTCCATCGATCTCCGATCGTATCCGAGCCCTAAACAGAGGAGATGCTCTGTTCTTTGCTCCGGCGTCAGAACCGCTGCTCGACGGCAGAGTCGGGATTTGTCCGCAACCGAAGCTAGGGTTTCTCTCGTTCTCGCTCTCGCCTCCCAGGCCTCCTCCGTCTCTCAACGCCGTAAATGTTCCGTCTTTTCACTGATTCTCAACTGCTATGTAACTGAAATTCACAGTGAAACTCTTtgtgtttgttttagttttggCTGATTTGGCTGTGGAGACGGCGAAGTATGCGTTTCCGAAGAGATTCAATAGCTCGAATCTGGAAGAAGCGCTCATGTCTGGTTAGTTTTGTAGCTTCTCTGTTCTTGATTTGTGATCTTTATCTAAACTTTTGGTAAAAGCTCGAGTTTTTATGTAGTGCCGGATCTCGAGACGATGAACTTCAGAGTTTTAAGTAGGACTGATAGATACGAGATCAGAGAAGTCgaggttgttgttgttctttcaCTCACTCACTCACATTCTCTGTTTTTAAAAACATGGTCTCTGTTTTAaagtttgagttttttttttttggaaacagCCTTATTATGTGGCGGAGACTACAATGCCAGGGGGGAATGGATTCGACTTCTACGGTGCTTCCAGGTCTTTCAATGTCTTAGCTGAGTACCTCTTTGGTAAGGTAGTGTATCAATCACCAGCACTtcctttttgaattttttttgaatttttttttatgcgtCTCTTTTTCGATTTGAATGTTGTTTTCGACAGAACACGGTGAATGAGAAAATGGAGATGACGACTCCTGTTGTTACTCGTAAAGTCCAATCCGTTGGCGAAAAGATGGAGATGACCACTCCAGTTATAACTAGGAAGGTACATATCTCATCAGTGGATCATGGAGTGTCTCTCTTTTTTGAAAGTTCTTCCGACATAGTAGATAGAAGCATAGTTGGAGTAGCTTTGAGTGTCTtggtttattcattttttttactgACTATAGAGAGCAGCACATTCTTTATGATCTATTTAAGTGCTAGATCATGGAGATAACAACTTATTAGTTTGTCACCTTTTACTTGTTCATAGTCAATTAGTATCTTATTTTTTTCGATGTATATACTCTTTGCTTCAGGCGAAAGATCAAACCCAGTGGCAGATGTCTTTCGTCATGCCATCAAAGTATGGTTCAGATTTGCCACTGCCAAAAGATCCTTCAGTCAAGATTCAAGAGGTGCCACGGAAGATTGTTGCTGTTCTCGCCTTCTCAGGTAAATATAAAATACCGTTGGTGCCTTTTTGAAGAATTAACATAGTCAAATTTTCTTGATATCAATGATCTAAATAAACTTTATTTCAGGATACGTAACCGATGAAGAGACTGAGAAACGGGAGCAAGAACTAAGGCGAGCTCTTCGGAATGACAAGAAGTTTCGAGTGAGAGATGGAGTTTCAGTTGAAGTTGCACAGGTTCATCAAACAGTCATAGCTAAATCCAATCTTATTTCTTATAATCTCTACTTACACTCTCATTCCCTGCAGTACAATCCACCATTCACTCTCCCGTTCACCCGCCGCAACGAGGTCTCCCTCGAAGTGGAAAGCAAAGAGTATTAGCACCTTCACTGGTACATACAAAcgtatatacacacacacaggCACTTGTATACACTGTTTAAATAATGTTGTGTTACTTAAAAGACAAAACGCGTTTACTTGAATAGTTGAATGTGAGTGTAGTAAACCATTATGGATCTTTTACTTTACTTATAGGCCACTAGATATGCTTATTATAGAGTTATAGGCTTTGAATTTAACCCAAACAAGCACTCACACTTTTAGTTACCTTTTGGAAATTTCAACATAACATTTATTCACATTTTTGGGGTTTTATTACAAACTTTGAAACTTTCTTTTATGTAACACCATTGGAACCCGGGACTTACATGCTTTCTTTCCTCTCTG
This region of Brassica napus cultivar Da-Ae chromosome C5, Da-Ae, whole genome shotgun sequence genomic DNA includes:
- the LOC106411147 gene encoding heme-binding-like protein At3g10130, chloroplastic, giving the protein MISSIASSLSLLSSSPHNKLSIDLRSYPSPKQRRCSVLCSGVRTAARRQSRDLSATEARVSLVLALASQASSVSQRLLADLAVETAKYAFPKRFNSSNLEEALMSVPDLETMNFRVLSRTDRYEIREVEPYYVAETTMPGGNGFDFYGASRSFNVLAEYLFGKNTVNEKMEMTTPVVTRKVQSVGEKMEMTTPVITRKAKDQTQWQMSFVMPSKYGSDLPLPKDPSVKIQEVPRKIVAVLAFSGYVTDEETEKREQELRRALRNDKKFRVRDGVSVEVAQYNPPFTLPFTRRNEVSLEVESKEY